A stretch of Maniola hyperantus chromosome 15, iAphHyp1.2, whole genome shotgun sequence DNA encodes these proteins:
- the Septin4 gene encoding septin-2 isoform X1, translating into MEESESYAILDINICDKDSENSDSNDVKKKSPLTTVIKIQRERGERDYIGFATLPEQVHRKSVKRGFDFTLMVVGESGLGKSTLINSLFLGDLYKNRKISDVQDRIEKTTTIEKKTMEIEERGVKLRLTIVDTPGFGDAINCEDSWRVCSAYVDEQFRQYFTDESGLNRRHMQDNRVHCCLYFVPPWAHSLRQVDLEMMRRLHRKVNIVVVIAKADSLTTAEVKRLKTRILNDLDEHQIQVYQFPECDSDEDEEFKQQDRELKAAAPFAVVASDTVLEVGGKRVRGRQYPWGIVDVENPRHSDFTKLRTMLISTHMQDLKDVTQDVHYENFRAQCISQISQHAMRERGKLKRDSMGNNADLVFTDTDRLLLQKDEEIRRMQDMLTQMQEKLKASDKKHDSIIDV; encoded by the exons AAAGAGAACGTGGTGAACGTGATTACATAGGATTCGCGACTCTACCGGAACAAGTACATCGCAAATCAGTCAAAAGAGGGTTTGACTTCACGCTGATGGTTGTTGGCGAATCGGGCCTGGGGAAATCAACACTAATCAACAGCCTATTTCTAGGAGATCTTTACAAAAACAGAAAAATATCCGATGTCCAAG ATAGAAtagaaaaaacaacaacaatCGAAAAGAAGACCATGGAGATCGAAGAACGTGGTGTAAAGCTGCGACTGACAATAGTAGATACTCCAGGGTTCGGGGATGCTATAAACTGCGAGGATTCGTGGAGAGTCTGCTCAGCGTACGTAGACGAGCAGTTCCGGCAGTACTTCACAGACGAGAGTGGTTTGAACCGACGGCATATGCAGGACAATAGAGTTCATTGCTGCTTGTATTTTGTACCACCTTGGGCTCATAG CTTGCGTCAAGTCGACTTGGAGATGATGAGACGGCTGCACCGGAAGGTGAACATCGTGGTGGTGATAGCGAAGGCGGACTCGCTCACCACGGCAGAGGTGAAGAGGCTCAAGACGCGAATACTGAACGATCTGGACGAGCATCAAATACAA GTGTACCAATTCCCGGAATGCGACAGCGATGAGGACGAAGAGTTCAAACAACAAGACCGGGAGTTGAAAGCGGCGGCACCATTCGCTGTGGTGGCTTCGGACACCGTCCTGGAGGTCGGCGGCAAGCGCGTGCGCGGCCGGCAGTACCCCTGGGGGATCGTCGACG TGGAGAACCCGCGGCACTCGGATTTCACAAAGCTGCGCACGATGCTGATCTCGACGCATATGCAAGACCTGAAGGACGTGACGCAGGACGTGCACTACGAGAACTTCCGCGCTCAGTGCATTTCGCAAATATCGCAGCACGCCATGCGGGAGCGAGG GAAACTGAAAAGAGACTCTATGGGTAACAACGCCGACTTAGTTTTCACGGACACGGATCGCCTATTACTACAAAAGGATGAGgag ATTCGACGTATGCAAGACATGTTAACACAAATGCAAGAAAAACTCAAAGCTTCCGATAAGAAACACGACAGTATTATCGATGTATAG
- the Septin4 gene encoding septin-5 isoform X7 encodes MVVGESGLGKSTLINSLFLGDLYKNRKISDVQDRIEKTTTIEKKTMEIEERGVKLRLTIVDTPGFGDAINCEDSWRVCSAYVDEQFRQYFTDESGLNRRHMQDNRVHCCLYFVPPWAHSLRQVDLEMMRRLHRKVNIVVVIAKADSLTTAEVKRLKTRILNDLDEHQIQVYQFPECDSDEDEEFKQQDRELKAAAPFAVVASDTVLEVGGKRVRGRQYPWGIVDVENPRHSDFTKLRTMLISTHMQDLKDVTQDVHYENFRAQCISQISQHAMRERGKLKRDSMGNNADLVFTDTDRLLLQKDEEIRRMQDMLTQMQEKLKASDKKHDSIIDV; translated from the exons ATGGTTGTTGGCGAATCGGGCCTGGGGAAATCAACACTAATCAACAGCCTATTTCTAGGAGATCTTTACAAAAACAGAAAAATATCCGATGTCCAAG ATAGAAtagaaaaaacaacaacaatCGAAAAGAAGACCATGGAGATCGAAGAACGTGGTGTAAAGCTGCGACTGACAATAGTAGATACTCCAGGGTTCGGGGATGCTATAAACTGCGAGGATTCGTGGAGAGTCTGCTCAGCGTACGTAGACGAGCAGTTCCGGCAGTACTTCACAGACGAGAGTGGTTTGAACCGACGGCATATGCAGGACAATAGAGTTCATTGCTGCTTGTATTTTGTACCACCTTGGGCTCATAG CTTGCGTCAAGTCGACTTGGAGATGATGAGACGGCTGCACCGGAAGGTGAACATCGTGGTGGTGATAGCGAAGGCGGACTCGCTCACCACGGCAGAGGTGAAGAGGCTCAAGACGCGAATACTGAACGATCTGGACGAGCATCAAATACAA GTGTACCAATTCCCGGAATGCGACAGCGATGAGGACGAAGAGTTCAAACAACAAGACCGGGAGTTGAAAGCGGCGGCACCATTCGCTGTGGTGGCTTCGGACACCGTCCTGGAGGTCGGCGGCAAGCGCGTGCGCGGCCGGCAGTACCCCTGGGGGATCGTCGACG TGGAGAACCCGCGGCACTCGGATTTCACAAAGCTGCGCACGATGCTGATCTCGACGCATATGCAAGACCTGAAGGACGTGACGCAGGACGTGCACTACGAGAACTTCCGCGCTCAGTGCATTTCGCAAATATCGCAGCACGCCATGCGGGAGCGAGG GAAACTGAAAAGAGACTCTATGGGTAACAACGCCGACTTAGTTTTCACGGACACGGATCGCCTATTACTACAAAAGGATGAGgag ATTCGACGTATGCAAGACATGTTAACACAAATGCAAGAAAAACTCAAAGCTTCCGATAAGAAACACGACAGTATTATCGATGTATAG
- the Septin4 gene encoding septin-2 isoform X5 codes for MNERERGERDYIGFATLPEQVHRKSVKRGFDFTLMVVGESGLGKSTLINSLFLGDLYKNRKISDVQDRIEKTTTIEKKTMEIEERGVKLRLTIVDTPGFGDAINCEDSWRVCSAYVDEQFRQYFTDESGLNRRHMQDNRVHCCLYFVPPWAHSLRQVDLEMMRRLHRKVNIVVVIAKADSLTTAEVKRLKTRILNDLDEHQIQVYQFPECDSDEDEEFKQQDRELKAAAPFAVVASDTVLEVGGKRVRGRQYPWGIVDVENPRHSDFTKLRTMLISTHMQDLKDVTQDVHYENFRAQCISQISQHAMRERGKLKRDSMGNNADLVFTDTDRLLLQKDEEIRRMQDMLTQMQEKLKASDKKHDSIIDV; via the exons AAAGAGAACGTGGTGAACGTGATTACATAGGATTCGCGACTCTACCGGAACAAGTACATCGCAAATCAGTCAAAAGAGGGTTTGACTTCACGCTGATGGTTGTTGGCGAATCGGGCCTGGGGAAATCAACACTAATCAACAGCCTATTTCTAGGAGATCTTTACAAAAACAGAAAAATATCCGATGTCCAAG ATAGAAtagaaaaaacaacaacaatCGAAAAGAAGACCATGGAGATCGAAGAACGTGGTGTAAAGCTGCGACTGACAATAGTAGATACTCCAGGGTTCGGGGATGCTATAAACTGCGAGGATTCGTGGAGAGTCTGCTCAGCGTACGTAGACGAGCAGTTCCGGCAGTACTTCACAGACGAGAGTGGTTTGAACCGACGGCATATGCAGGACAATAGAGTTCATTGCTGCTTGTATTTTGTACCACCTTGGGCTCATAG CTTGCGTCAAGTCGACTTGGAGATGATGAGACGGCTGCACCGGAAGGTGAACATCGTGGTGGTGATAGCGAAGGCGGACTCGCTCACCACGGCAGAGGTGAAGAGGCTCAAGACGCGAATACTGAACGATCTGGACGAGCATCAAATACAA GTGTACCAATTCCCGGAATGCGACAGCGATGAGGACGAAGAGTTCAAACAACAAGACCGGGAGTTGAAAGCGGCGGCACCATTCGCTGTGGTGGCTTCGGACACCGTCCTGGAGGTCGGCGGCAAGCGCGTGCGCGGCCGGCAGTACCCCTGGGGGATCGTCGACG TGGAGAACCCGCGGCACTCGGATTTCACAAAGCTGCGCACGATGCTGATCTCGACGCATATGCAAGACCTGAAGGACGTGACGCAGGACGTGCACTACGAGAACTTCCGCGCTCAGTGCATTTCGCAAATATCGCAGCACGCCATGCGGGAGCGAGG GAAACTGAAAAGAGACTCTATGGGTAACAACGCCGACTTAGTTTTCACGGACACGGATCGCCTATTACTACAAAAGGATGAGgag ATTCGACGTATGCAAGACATGTTAACACAAATGCAAGAAAAACTCAAAGCTTCCGATAAGAAACACGACAGTATTATCGATGTATAG
- the Septin4 gene encoding septin-2 isoform X4: MLGTPIHLPGTRTLDIERERGERDYIGFATLPEQVHRKSVKRGFDFTLMVVGESGLGKSTLINSLFLGDLYKNRKISDVQDRIEKTTTIEKKTMEIEERGVKLRLTIVDTPGFGDAINCEDSWRVCSAYVDEQFRQYFTDESGLNRRHMQDNRVHCCLYFVPPWAHSLRQVDLEMMRRLHRKVNIVVVIAKADSLTTAEVKRLKTRILNDLDEHQIQVYQFPECDSDEDEEFKQQDRELKAAAPFAVVASDTVLEVGGKRVRGRQYPWGIVDVENPRHSDFTKLRTMLISTHMQDLKDVTQDVHYENFRAQCISQISQHAMRERGKLKRDSMGNNADLVFTDTDRLLLQKDEEIRRMQDMLTQMQEKLKASDKKHDSIIDV; this comes from the exons AAAGAGAACGTGGTGAACGTGATTACATAGGATTCGCGACTCTACCGGAACAAGTACATCGCAAATCAGTCAAAAGAGGGTTTGACTTCACGCTGATGGTTGTTGGCGAATCGGGCCTGGGGAAATCAACACTAATCAACAGCCTATTTCTAGGAGATCTTTACAAAAACAGAAAAATATCCGATGTCCAAG ATAGAAtagaaaaaacaacaacaatCGAAAAGAAGACCATGGAGATCGAAGAACGTGGTGTAAAGCTGCGACTGACAATAGTAGATACTCCAGGGTTCGGGGATGCTATAAACTGCGAGGATTCGTGGAGAGTCTGCTCAGCGTACGTAGACGAGCAGTTCCGGCAGTACTTCACAGACGAGAGTGGTTTGAACCGACGGCATATGCAGGACAATAGAGTTCATTGCTGCTTGTATTTTGTACCACCTTGGGCTCATAG CTTGCGTCAAGTCGACTTGGAGATGATGAGACGGCTGCACCGGAAGGTGAACATCGTGGTGGTGATAGCGAAGGCGGACTCGCTCACCACGGCAGAGGTGAAGAGGCTCAAGACGCGAATACTGAACGATCTGGACGAGCATCAAATACAA GTGTACCAATTCCCGGAATGCGACAGCGATGAGGACGAAGAGTTCAAACAACAAGACCGGGAGTTGAAAGCGGCGGCACCATTCGCTGTGGTGGCTTCGGACACCGTCCTGGAGGTCGGCGGCAAGCGCGTGCGCGGCCGGCAGTACCCCTGGGGGATCGTCGACG TGGAGAACCCGCGGCACTCGGATTTCACAAAGCTGCGCACGATGCTGATCTCGACGCATATGCAAGACCTGAAGGACGTGACGCAGGACGTGCACTACGAGAACTTCCGCGCTCAGTGCATTTCGCAAATATCGCAGCACGCCATGCGGGAGCGAGG GAAACTGAAAAGAGACTCTATGGGTAACAACGCCGACTTAGTTTTCACGGACACGGATCGCCTATTACTACAAAAGGATGAGgag ATTCGACGTATGCAAGACATGTTAACACAAATGCAAGAAAAACTCAAAGCTTCCGATAAGAAACACGACAGTATTATCGATGTATAG
- the Septin4 gene encoding septin-2 isoform X2: protein MEESESYAILDINICDKDSENSDSNDVKKKSPLTTVIKIQRERGERDYIGFATLPEQVHRKSVKRGFDFTLMVVGESGLGKSTLINSLFLGDLYKNRKISDVQDRIEKTTTIEKKTMEIEERGVKLRLTIVDTPGFGDAINCEDSWRVCSAYVDEQFRQYFTDESGLNRRHMQDNRVHCCLYFVPPWAHSLRQVDLEMMRRLHRKVNIVVVIAKADSLTTAEVKRLKTRILNDLDEHQIQVYQFPECDSDEDEEFKQQDRELKAAAPFAVVASDTVLEVGGKRVRGRQYPWGIVDVENPRHSDFTKLRTMLISTHMQDLKDVTQDVHYENFRAQCISQISQHAMRERGKLKRDSMGNNADLVFTDTDRLLLQKDEEGYRGLHSTYARHVNTNARKTQSFR, encoded by the exons AAAGAGAACGTGGTGAACGTGATTACATAGGATTCGCGACTCTACCGGAACAAGTACATCGCAAATCAGTCAAAAGAGGGTTTGACTTCACGCTGATGGTTGTTGGCGAATCGGGCCTGGGGAAATCAACACTAATCAACAGCCTATTTCTAGGAGATCTTTACAAAAACAGAAAAATATCCGATGTCCAAG ATAGAAtagaaaaaacaacaacaatCGAAAAGAAGACCATGGAGATCGAAGAACGTGGTGTAAAGCTGCGACTGACAATAGTAGATACTCCAGGGTTCGGGGATGCTATAAACTGCGAGGATTCGTGGAGAGTCTGCTCAGCGTACGTAGACGAGCAGTTCCGGCAGTACTTCACAGACGAGAGTGGTTTGAACCGACGGCATATGCAGGACAATAGAGTTCATTGCTGCTTGTATTTTGTACCACCTTGGGCTCATAG CTTGCGTCAAGTCGACTTGGAGATGATGAGACGGCTGCACCGGAAGGTGAACATCGTGGTGGTGATAGCGAAGGCGGACTCGCTCACCACGGCAGAGGTGAAGAGGCTCAAGACGCGAATACTGAACGATCTGGACGAGCATCAAATACAA GTGTACCAATTCCCGGAATGCGACAGCGATGAGGACGAAGAGTTCAAACAACAAGACCGGGAGTTGAAAGCGGCGGCACCATTCGCTGTGGTGGCTTCGGACACCGTCCTGGAGGTCGGCGGCAAGCGCGTGCGCGGCCGGCAGTACCCCTGGGGGATCGTCGACG TGGAGAACCCGCGGCACTCGGATTTCACAAAGCTGCGCACGATGCTGATCTCGACGCATATGCAAGACCTGAAGGACGTGACGCAGGACGTGCACTACGAGAACTTCCGCGCTCAGTGCATTTCGCAAATATCGCAGCACGCCATGCGGGAGCGAGG GAAACTGAAAAGAGACTCTATGGGTAACAACGCCGACTTAGTTTTCACGGACACGGATCGCCTATTACTACAAAAGGATGAGgag GGCTACCGTGGACTTC ATTCGACGTATGCAAGACATGTTAACACAAATGCAAGAAAAACTCAAAGCTTCCGATAA
- the DENR gene encoding density-regulated protein homolog, translating into MADRDLSLGPREGVTYPVKVQYCGNCSMPIEYCEYYPEYDKCKQWLEKNLPTEFEKVKIDEEDNAGGEEEKKRQKRGGKGMLKSKKKEDVPKLVQVSRAPRGKKKSVTVVSGLSTFDIDLKVAAKFFGTKFACGSSVTGDDEIVIQGDVKDDLFDVIPEKWPEIDEDSIEDLGDQKR; encoded by the exons ATGGCGGACAGAGATCTGTCGTTAGGGCCTCGAGAAGGAGTAACGTACCCGGTAAAGGTTCAGTACTGTGGAAATTGTTCTATGCCGATAGAATATTGCGAATATTATCCTGAATACGATAAGTGTAAACAGTGGTTAGAGAAAAATTTGCCAACAGAGTTTGAGAAAGTAAAGATAG ATGAAGAAGATAATGCTGGTGGTGAGGAAGAAAAAAAACGCCAAAAGCGAGGCGGAAAGGGTATGCTAAAGTCTAAGAAAAAGGAAGATGTTCCCAAGTTAGTTCAAGTCTCCCGAGCTCCTCGGGGCAAAAAGAAATCAGTCACGGTAGTGTCTGGTTTAAGTACCTTTG ATATAGACTTGAAAGTAGCAGCTAAGTTCTTTGGCACAAAATTCGCTTGTGGATCATCTGTTACTGGTGACGATGAGATAGTAATCCAAGGGGATGTGAAGGATGATCTATTTGATGTTATACCTGAAAAGTGGCCAGAG attGATGAAGATAGTATTGAAGATTTGGGAGACCAAAAGAGATAG
- the Septin4 gene encoding septin-2 isoform X3, whose product MEESESYAILDINICDKDSENSDSNDVKKKSPLTTVIKIQRERGERDYIGFATLPEQVHRKSVKRGFDFTLMVVGESGLGKSTLINSLFLGDLYKNRKISDVQDRIEKTTTIEKKTMEIEERGVKLRLTIVDTPGFGDAINCEDSWRVCSAYVDEQFRQYFTDESGLNRRHMQDNRVHCCLYFVPPWAHSLRQVDLEMMRRLHRKVNIVVVIAKADSLTTAEVKRLKTRILNDLDEHQIQVYQFPECDSDEDEEFKQQDRELKAAAPFAVVASDTVLEVGGKRVRGRQYPWGIVDVENPRHSDFTKLRTMLISTHMQDLKDVTQDVHYENFRAQCISQISQHAMRERGKLKRDSMGNNADLVFTDTDRLLLQKDEEGYRGLRTFDVCKTC is encoded by the exons AAAGAGAACGTGGTGAACGTGATTACATAGGATTCGCGACTCTACCGGAACAAGTACATCGCAAATCAGTCAAAAGAGGGTTTGACTTCACGCTGATGGTTGTTGGCGAATCGGGCCTGGGGAAATCAACACTAATCAACAGCCTATTTCTAGGAGATCTTTACAAAAACAGAAAAATATCCGATGTCCAAG ATAGAAtagaaaaaacaacaacaatCGAAAAGAAGACCATGGAGATCGAAGAACGTGGTGTAAAGCTGCGACTGACAATAGTAGATACTCCAGGGTTCGGGGATGCTATAAACTGCGAGGATTCGTGGAGAGTCTGCTCAGCGTACGTAGACGAGCAGTTCCGGCAGTACTTCACAGACGAGAGTGGTTTGAACCGACGGCATATGCAGGACAATAGAGTTCATTGCTGCTTGTATTTTGTACCACCTTGGGCTCATAG CTTGCGTCAAGTCGACTTGGAGATGATGAGACGGCTGCACCGGAAGGTGAACATCGTGGTGGTGATAGCGAAGGCGGACTCGCTCACCACGGCAGAGGTGAAGAGGCTCAAGACGCGAATACTGAACGATCTGGACGAGCATCAAATACAA GTGTACCAATTCCCGGAATGCGACAGCGATGAGGACGAAGAGTTCAAACAACAAGACCGGGAGTTGAAAGCGGCGGCACCATTCGCTGTGGTGGCTTCGGACACCGTCCTGGAGGTCGGCGGCAAGCGCGTGCGCGGCCGGCAGTACCCCTGGGGGATCGTCGACG TGGAGAACCCGCGGCACTCGGATTTCACAAAGCTGCGCACGATGCTGATCTCGACGCATATGCAAGACCTGAAGGACGTGACGCAGGACGTGCACTACGAGAACTTCCGCGCTCAGTGCATTTCGCAAATATCGCAGCACGCCATGCGGGAGCGAGG GAAACTGAAAAGAGACTCTATGGGTAACAACGCCGACTTAGTTTTCACGGACACGGATCGCCTATTACTACAAAAGGATGAGgag GGCTACCGTGGACTTCGTAC ATTCGACGTATGCAAGACATGTTAA